From one Streptomyces sp. ICC1 genomic stretch:
- a CDS encoding zinc ribbon domain-containing protein YjdM yields the protein MNENLPPCPKCSCEYTYEMNALVVCPECGHEWVPAEAGTGGAEDTGERVVKDAVGNVLADGDTVTVTKALKVKGNPSGIKAGTKVRNIRIVDGVDGHDIDCKIDGFGAMQLKSSVVKKA from the coding sequence GTGAATGAGAATCTTCCCCCTTGTCCGAAATGTTCCTGCGAGTACACCTACGAGATGAACGCGCTCGTGGTGTGTCCCGAGTGCGGCCACGAGTGGGTGCCCGCCGAGGCGGGCACGGGCGGCGCCGAGGACACCGGGGAGCGGGTCGTGAAGGACGCCGTGGGCAACGTGCTGGCCGACGGCGACACGGTGACCGTCACCAAGGCGCTCAAGGTCAAGGGCAACCCCTCGGGGATCAAGGCCGGCACCAAGGTGCGCAACATCCGGATCGTCGACGGGGTCGACGGGCACGACATCGACTGCAAGATCGACGGCTTCGGGGCCATGCAGCTGAAGTCGAGCGTGGTCAAGAAGGCCTGA
- a CDS encoding APC family permease, whose translation MRRRRAPNTRCWRYWGRVAAGPADARSYKGQDRALRADRLGTAGLLLSVLAASAPLMVVAGVMPTTFGVMGIVGQPLLFVILGAVLALFSIGYAEMSRHVHNAGAFYAYIARGLGPTAGAGASLVALVAYSAMQVGVYGILGFEISGLFATYLDTELAWWIPALAAVALTGGLGWLKIDLNAKVLGVLLIIEVLLVVVFDLAALGKPGPEGLSLHAFNPETLTGAGLGTALCFCIAAFVGFEQSPVYAEETSKPHIVVSRVMFLAVGFVALFFALSAWALTVATGPGEVVKASAEAGPGLLFQLTESRLGTTFTDVLHVLFVSGMFAAMLSFHNVVSRYAFAMGREGLLPAAFGRTNAGTGAPATGSLLQTVVSVVVVLAFAFTDDMPVGDPTAPVLHLFTWMGSVGALGVTLLMATASFAVIAFFVRRGTAGAQVWRLVAAGLAGVALLAIAVYTVRDFGVLVGAEEGSALSWALPGIIAAAVVVGLVYGLVLRSTRPEVHARIGLGNEAFRLDQAAESTPGD comes from the coding sequence GTGCGGAGGCGGAGAGCACCGAATACGCGGTGCTGGCGCTACTGGGGGCGGGTCGCGGCGGGGCCGGCCGACGCCCGATCCTACAAGGGCCAGGACCGCGCCCTGCGCGCCGACCGCCTCGGCACCGCCGGCCTGCTGCTCTCCGTACTCGCCGCGAGCGCCCCCCTGATGGTCGTCGCCGGCGTCATGCCCACCACCTTCGGGGTCATGGGCATCGTCGGCCAGCCCCTGCTGTTCGTCATCCTCGGCGCCGTCCTCGCGCTCTTCAGCATCGGCTACGCCGAGATGAGCCGGCACGTCCACAACGCCGGAGCCTTCTACGCGTACATCGCGCGCGGGCTCGGCCCCACCGCGGGCGCCGGTGCCTCGCTCGTCGCCCTCGTCGCCTACAGCGCCATGCAGGTCGGCGTCTACGGCATCCTCGGCTTCGAGATCTCCGGCCTCTTCGCCACCTACCTCGACACCGAACTCGCCTGGTGGATACCGGCGCTGGCCGCCGTCGCCCTGACCGGCGGCCTCGGCTGGCTGAAGATCGACCTCAATGCCAAGGTGCTCGGCGTCCTGCTGATCATCGAGGTCCTCCTCGTCGTCGTCTTCGACCTCGCGGCCCTCGGCAAGCCCGGCCCCGAAGGCCTCTCGCTGCACGCCTTCAACCCCGAGACCCTCACCGGCGCGGGCCTCGGCACCGCCCTGTGCTTCTGCATCGCCGCCTTCGTCGGCTTCGAGCAGTCCCCGGTGTACGCGGAGGAGACCAGCAAGCCGCACATCGTCGTCTCCCGGGTGATGTTCCTCGCCGTCGGCTTCGTCGCCCTCTTCTTCGCCCTCAGCGCCTGGGCCCTCACCGTCGCCACCGGCCCCGGCGAGGTGGTCAAGGCCTCCGCGGAGGCCGGACCCGGACTGCTCTTCCAGCTCACCGAGAGCCGCCTGGGCACCACCTTCACCGACGTCCTGCACGTCCTCTTCGTGTCCGGCATGTTCGCGGCGATGCTCAGCTTCCACAACGTCGTCTCCCGCTACGCCTTCGCCATGGGCCGCGAGGGCCTGCTCCCGGCCGCCTTCGGCCGCACCAACGCGGGCACCGGAGCCCCCGCCACCGGCTCGCTCCTGCAGACCGTCGTCTCCGTCGTGGTCGTCCTGGCCTTCGCCTTCACCGACGACATGCCGGTCGGCGACCCCACCGCGCCCGTCCTGCACCTGTTCACCTGGATGGGCAGCGTCGGCGCCCTCGGCGTGACCCTCCTCATGGCCACCGCCTCCTTCGCGGTCATCGCCTTCTTCGTCCGCCGCGGCACCGCCGGCGCCCAGGTCTGGCGGCTGGTCGCGGCCGGTCTCGCCGGCGTCGCGCTGCTCGCCATCGCCGTCTACACCGTCAGGGACTTCGGTGTCCTGGTCGGCGCAGAGGAGGGCTCCGCGCTCAGCTGGGCGCTGCCCGGCATCATCGCCGCGGCCGTCGTCGTGGGCCTGGTGTACGGGCTGGTCCTGCGCTCCACCCGACCCGAGGTACATGCCCGCATCGGGCTCGGCAACGAGGCCTTCCGCCTCGACCAGGCGGCGGAGTCCACCCCCGGGGACTGA